The genomic stretch TGGCGCCCGCCGGGTCCACGTGTTTGGGACACGCCGCCGTGCACTCGCCCACGAACGTGCATCCCCAGATGCCTTCATGGTCGGAAAGCAGGTCCGTCCGCTCGTCTCCGCCCTGGTCGCGTGAGTCCTTGTTGTAGCGCTGAGCCAGGGCCAGCGCGGCCGGCCCCGCAAACAGCGGGTCCAGTCCCACCACCGGACAGGCCGCATAGCACAGCAGGCAATTGATGCACATACTGAACTGCTTGTATTCGTCGAGTTGCTCGGGCGTCTGCAGGTATTCGCCTTCCGCCAGCGGCTTTTCCTCACGGCGCACGAGCCAGGGCTTCACCTTCTTCAGCTTGCGCATGAAGTCGGTGATTTCCACCACCAGGTCGCGGACCACCGGGAAATAGCGCAGAGGCTCCACGCGCACCGGCTTCCCCTGCTGCGCGTAGCTCGTGAGGAAGGTGGCGCAGGTCAGCTTGGGCTCGCCGTTCACCATCATGCCGCAGCTTCCGCAGATGCCCATGCGGCACGACCAGCGGTAGGAAAGCGAGCCGTCGCGCTGGTCCTTGATGTAGTTCAGCGCGTCCAGCACCACCCACTCCTTGGGGCACGGGACTTCATGTCGTTCGAAGTACGGCGCCGCGTCGCGCTCCGGCGAATATCGGGCGATCTCCAGCAGAATGGTATCCGGCATCGCCTAGGCCTCTTTCACCGCCTGTCCGTACACCCGCTCCCCCGGCGGCCAGCGCGTGATCTTCACCGGCATGTACTCCACCCGCGCCGAGCCATCCGCATTACGGTACACCAACGAGTGGGCCAGGAACTTCTCATCATCGCGCTTGGGGAAATCCGTTCGCTGGTGGGCGCCGCGCGACTCCGTGCGCCGCAACGCACTTTGCACGATGCCTTCCGCCACATCCACCATGAAGCCCAGTTCCAGCGCCGCCAGCAGTTCGGTGTTGAAGGTGCGGCTGTGGTCGTCGAGTTGCAACGAGGCGCAACGCTCTTGCAGCGCGCGCAGCTGGTTGGCGGCGTCTGCCAACGACTCGCCCGTGCGGTATATGCCCGCGCCCTTCTCCACCGCCTTCTGCATCGCCTCGCGAACGGTCGCGATGCGCTCGCGCCTGCCCGTGCCTTCGAGCAGCTTGTCGACACGCTTTTTTTCGTCGAGTGCCTGCGCCTCCACGCGATTCAGTCTCGCCTCACGCGTCGAAGCGAATTCCGCCGCCGCCCGCCCCGCCCTCGCGCCGAACACCAGTAACTCGGGCAAAGAATTCGATCCCAGCCGGTTGGCGCCGTTGATGCTCACGCAGGCTACTTC from Terriglobales bacterium encodes the following:
- a CDS encoding succinate dehydrogenase/fumarate reductase iron-sulfur subunit, whose amino-acid sequence is MPDTILLEIARYSPERDAAPYFERHEVPCPKEWVVLDALNYIKDQRDGSLSYRWSCRMGICGSCGMMVNGEPKLTCATFLTSYAQQGKPVRVEPLRYFPVVRDLVVEITDFMRKLKKVKPWLVRREEKPLAEGEYLQTPEQLDEYKQFSMCINCLLCYAACPVVGLDPLFAGPAALALAQRYNKDSRDQGGDERTDLLSDHEGIWGCTFVGECTAACPKHVDPAGAIQQYKLRAAGEWFKKFLMPWGTRP